TCGTTCATAAGTAGTAACTCAAACGACTACCCGTTCTTTGTAACCACAGTAGTGGCTCCTGTGCCTAACAGGCCCATTTCTGAACCCCATCAGCATCGCCCAAAACACCATGTCAAGTTCAGCAATGAGTTTGAGGAACGTGTTGTTGAGGAGGCCCCGAGAACAAGGAGGACATACGTGGCACAATATCAGCACACTCCAGTTCGTCAGAACTATGTGGTTCAAGAGGCAAAAGATGTTGATGATGAAGCTGATGAGTTTATCAAGTTCGAGCATAAGAAATTCCTGGTGAGCGAGCAGAGTAGCCTGAGAGATTATTAAGCACAAACCCCCCTTGTATATTCAAGGTTAATTATCAGCCCTCAATAATACATTACAGAGGGCATGGGCTAACTTGTGCTATATATGTTACCAGATAAATAATGTCAAagcttttctttcaaatttgtatctgaaatttggtATGTAAAGGCTGATGATTTCTAATGAAACTgcagcttttctttttaagtttgTAATCTGTCTTCTTGATCTTCttcccaacccaacccaaccccaaCACCTAAATTCttattttcattctcatttATGTATGTCAAATTACACAACTTGTGCATTAgataaatgaaataaaaccCTATCTCTATTTTTGAGGAAAATTTGGTGACACCAGAACATCTCATTACAGCTTAAAAGGCATGCTCGAATTGTTGAGCGGAATTACCACAGTAGTTATAGCCCTCCCCCTTCCCCTCTGCTTGGCACCAGGATGGAAACTCCAAGATTTCTTTCCTCCTTAtgtaacaaaaaacaaaaaaacaaaggcaTTCTCGaattagagagagagtacAAGATTGAACGTGGCCCATAGTTAAACTAGAGCCACTCATTCAACTTAATTATTACACATAATTTAGATCAGAATCTAATCCCACATACCTAAACTATGACGCCTATCTATTTGTATCTCATGTGATACCATCCGTCCAAATTAAGGCTGCTGATTTGTTCACTTGGTgttcaaaattatttgtattctaaaacccaaaaaagaaaaaaaagtaaaagcatcgaactttctttttataataaaagcattcgctttccttttgaaaaacaaatgatacaaaaaaaaaaaaaaaaaaaaaaaagagcctgTTTTTCCAATTAGTATCTGAATCATGTCTCTTTTTATAAATGGCATAAATCAAACATGCTGAAAATCTTTCAAGACATGTGTTccactctttttcttctttttttttttttttttttttttttattttaaattttttatttttgggtggTGGAAATTACCTCAGACAATTTCTGTCAAATTCCAAGTCCCAAACCTTCTGCTCCAGATTGAAGATGTGGGAGAAGCAGACACAGAAGCCAAAAGAAACCACAGATAAAGCTTCAAATTAATGCCTCAAATCCCCtgcttcttttgttctttttattcttcatGGTACTTGTACACgcacaaaataaagcaaagcAACATTGTTAAAGAACTTTTCTCTAATTTGTGCTAAAAAATAACAGGGAAGGAGAaggcccaaaaacaaaaaccaaagtaCAGCTGAAATGCTTCCAAAGCCAAAAAACTCATCTTAGTAAAAGACCCTCTGTAGAGTCGTTGTATATCTAATCAACAGAGCGGCAGAGAGGGCAAGTAGAATGGTTGTTGTCAAACCACTTCTCCAAGCAACCTTTGTGGAAGAAATGCTTGCAGGACAATTCACTCACCTCTTGCTCAGCTTCAAAACCACACAGACAAACACAACACTCCATTGCCCCACTGTTTGTTTTGGCCACACAAGTATTGTTGGGcctgctgttgctgttgctttTGCTGTGGCGCAGAGACTTGAACTGGGAAATGGagattcttctctctcttgcaATCATCTCTGCTGGACACCCATCTGGGTTTTCCTCAAAACTCTGAGAATTCACATTGGCACCCATCACTTGGAGCACAGATCTTACCATGTTCTTTAACAGAGCCACTGACAAAACTGTGTTCATAACCAGCACTGGAAGCACACCCTCTGCTGCACTAGGAAAATTTGAGAGCCCCATTTGTGCTTCTCTGTTAATTTCTGAAGACACCCACAATTCCCCACAACCAGAGAACACCTCTCAGTTTCTGCAAAACCTATGGCACAAATGAAAGAGTCTCTCAGAGAGGCACCAAAGGAAGTAAAAAATGGGATGGGAAGCAGGAATTGGCTTTTCCAAATGACAAGCCCAAAACCACACACCTAGTACTAAAACCAACTTGGGCTTACTGATAAATATACCTAGAGGCTGATCAATGGCCACCAACATGTTAACCACGGTAGATGACGGATTTAACCATGGTTCATGGCTCAAATGCAACACGTGGCGACACGTGTAAGGTTCTGTGAAAGGCTTAGATAGTGACTGGTTATTTTTGATATAATGGAGTGAAAATTAAAAGCTGACATTTTCACTGGCAcaaaaagggtaaaattgaCGTCGCCACGTGTCCACGGAGCTTTTGGGAGGGCCAATGGGTTGGTGTGTTGTGGCAGGTTTTGCGACCTTCCAGTTGTTGAGTGGAAGTTTCTTGATTCCCGGAGGAGTAGCCGAGTGGAAGACCAATGATTTTGTGGAGGGGCTCTGTCGGtatatcaatatatatatatatatagttcctttttatttatttatatatgtaaaaataaataataattattatattattagttTCCTtctatttgtttatatatatagtccgaACGTCtatcaaatatatattgatatattcctcaaataattatatatttttataattatctTCTTCTCCGAACCAAGCGAGTGGTCCACGTTTTTATGCTCAAAAATCATCATCActgcccaaaaacaaaacctgaTTCGATTAATGTTTGATAGATTTTGCCTGCTCACGGACAGTTGTAACGTGTTTCTAATTGTTTGTGTATTCTGAAATTCATTGCAGTGACAGTGAGCCATCGCATTCACACCAGAATTTTGACAAAGATCAAGCAAACATCACACCACAAAAATATCAGCCCACAAGTTGTCTGGTTCAGATAACTTAACATGTTTGTAATGCTCTAATTATACTTACCGTGTGCTGTTGCTAACAACTATTCATGCGCAACGTGAGTAACTGTCTGTCAGATGtttggatttagggttttagcGCGGATAACTATCCTTAGTATTTCAGTAAGTTATTCTCAAGTGTATCTTGTATTAGGGTTCAAATAGATGTTGGCAGCTTGGTAATAGCTAGCTACTGTTAGAGAGGTGCTCAAAGATTCGGTAGCTGAAATCCCACTATCAAGAGATATTTTCATCTGAAACATGCGACCCAAAATACCAAAGAATTTTGCTGCACTTTTGCACGACCGTGATACTAAGAcacaaacaaattttatttgcaTCTTTTCCTTAGGATTTAGTGTACTGTGACCACAGTTGTAGGCATTACGCGACAAGATCTGGCTCTTCATGAAACAAGAAGCCACGTGAAATGAAGGTGGTCTTCAAATCCAATCCTCCCCTAGCTAGCACATCTCTGGCTACAAGTCCACAACAACCCAGCTCCTTACATTTTACTTGGTTAAACTAATTACACTTGCACCtgaaaaaattacaataataaCATAAAAGAAGGGTTTTTTCTACTGCAGCAGAATCGATCGGCTCTTTAAAATTCGAATTTATTGGTATATagtatatttttaattaacaaGCACATATCTCTAACAATAATATGTTGCACCCCACTCAAAGTAGAGGTCACTAAGCACTGAAACTCTTAATTGACGTCGTGTTTTACTTGAGGCCTAAAACTGTGACTGTCAATTAATGAATATGGCGATTATAACGGATTTTACAAATTTATGTAAAACTCTAAGCGAGATAGTGGTCATGATCATTGATTGTATACAGCAGCTCTGTCACCGTCTTGTCATCATTGCTCTTCCTAATGGGTTGTCGAATTGGAAGGATCAACCCCAATGGCCTTAAAATACGCATTTTCCGCATTCGCTACGCGCATCTGGAACATTGTCCATTCCTTTCTGCACCTTTCCCTCACCTGGGACCAGTAAATATGCAAAAGTGTTATCAGTAAACTTATATATGCGTTTTACCAACAAACAGTTAAATATATTTGGTGTCCAATAGATAACCCTTGTATCGTTAGAATAAGAAGCTCTACATACCCCTTGCCATGGTGCTTTTCCATTTTGCGGTTCACCCTACCGATAGCCAAAAATTATTAAGTATTTCGTTCTATTATCTGAAAAAGCGTTTAGTAAGGAAATGGGAAATGAGAAATGATAGAAAGTGCTATTTACCTGGCTTCCAAGTGAAGGAACGGTTTGATGAACAATCCACTGAGAATCTACCACTCCTATCTTCTCATGCGCAGGCTGttttcaagaaagaaaaaaaaaaaaaaaaaaaaattaactttgAGTTACCTTGGAATCCCACCAGGGAGGATAGAACGTGGGTCACTCACCTCTACACATTTTCTCAGGGCAAAGTCAAGACCCCAACCATGGACCAAGTCATTCTGCAATCATCCagtattaataataaaattaggTAACAAGCCTGCTAAATCAATTAAGGACACAAACAAGTGGTGATAACGAACAAGTTACAATATTTAATACCTGAATCATATGCCACACACAGCGCCAGGCACTTCTAGAAAATACTGGAGCCATGATTTCAACAAACCTGAATTAAAACAAGCGAACACAAATGTCAGACAAAAGGGAAGTATAGGATCAAATCTTATACAAACAACACTTAAAATGCTCTCTTTAGTATCTTAATATCTTACGCTGCACATGGAGGCAGATGTGGGTCAGTGCACCAGCCAGGTTTTTCCACTGTTTGTCTGGAATAATTGGAAACGAGGATTACAAGATTATTCCCTAAATTTTAAACTAAAtcttatataaataaatttcagttTAGGTCTCATGATTTACTTGTGCACTTCACGATCGCCTCTCCTCTTTGTCATCTGCCATGTTAAGCCCTTGTTGGGTTCCAAACCAGGCTGTGAAATCTCCAAGCCATGCTTCCTCACAAGTTTTATGTATCTGGAATTAGATTGGAAAGGGAGGCATAAGAAAGTTTTTTAGTAGGCTAATAAATTCACCTAAAAGAATTACTTTGTAACCAACACTCACTCTTCTGCATTAAAATGCTCGACTCCCAGGTCTTCATCCCAGATAAATATGTAGTCATATGGGGCCACAATGTCAGGATGCAAAAATCGCTTGGCATACCAcctttgacaaaaaaatttaagtcaTAAACCAAGGAAGCAATTCATTATTGAAGTACAGATAGTAGTTAGCAATTGTGCATACCATTTAGTCTGCTTACGGACACTAACATGTATAGCTCGCTCAGACCACTCAAACTCATCCCATTCAGTTGTTTGGCCATCgtaatgaaaaagaagaattgtAAAGTTCTCTGAAAACTGTGAGAGAAACATATTCAGTGAAACATGTCCACctctcagagagagagagagagagagagagagagagagacctttTTCACTGCTGCatcaatattctttttctGATTCAAACCCACAGTGAATGTTACAAGGTACCTTGGTTTGATGGTCAAGTCCTGCAATTGCCAACTTAAATGAATCACGGTGCAGTATATTGAAATCAGAAGTATCCTTATgcctccaaaaacaaaaattctacCAAAGGGGtagataaaaatataaaataaaaaaaagaagaagaagaagaaatcaaattattCATAAAAACATCACCAGGTACAtgtcaaatgattttttttttttttttttttctggatGCCATATAAATACCGAGTAACTCAAATCAGGATAACAGAGAACTCCATATCAAAAAATGGTTCCCTGAACACCAAATGCTAATGGAATCCATTAATACCATTCATTCTGCATTATCTTCAGTATATATTGGACCATTCCAGGCGTTGTGGAAAGTCCAAATTGTAACTATGTTGACTGCATAAGTAACAGCAGAATACACACCTCACTGGGCTTGCCCCATAATCTGCGCAAGTAGAAGTCTGACTCAGCTGCAAGAATTCCTGGTGGTAGTCTTTCTGCACCTCTAGGATTTGACGGCACCCAAATCTGCAGTAAATGTAAGTGTTAAACTTCAGATAAGTAATGCCTATATAATGTGAATTTGGAATGCCAGAAGAGGAAGCTGTGAACTATATTGGAAATGATACTCATATTTTCAGCAATTATCAGGCCTCTCCTCATAGTAAAACAACATGAAAACGAAGCAAAATGGTCCCAGCATGCAAGTACAAGATTGCATATATGATTCAGTGATTACACGAAGCCACCTCATCTTACAAGGAATATAAAAGTAATGAGAGAAGATTGTGAACAATATCAGGGAAATGAAACCCCTTCTTTCTCAATCTGTCTCTTCTCCAAATCATATCAATGAGAGCGGGTTCAGTTGAGAATCATGGCTCCCACACTATAATCCAAGAACTATGACAATTAACCTTGGAAAGATTTACTTCTATTAAGGAAGTCCTTATTGAGCTTAATGGAATGATGATCATACGATCAATACTATTAAACCAGATCATCTCCAGTTGGGACTGATAAAAAATGATACTTTTCCCTCCCGTTTGACCAAAATCAGAAGCCAATTTAGGTACTGTAGTAGAACAGCACAAGAACCTCAAATGCAATTATTGAACTGGTTCTGGATTTGAATTACGAAGTAGCTAAGATTCAATGCACCCCTTAGTAACATACAGAGTTAACAGTGATGTAAAACCTGTCATTTTGGAATTTCTACTACTGCTAATGTCAGGGAGAGGAGGTATACCCTTCCTGTACCATTTGAACTCTGAGCTTTAGTTGAGCTATTATTACTCCTCGTAGAAGACCAAGCATTTAGAATTGTTTGCCTGGAGATGTCTGATTTCTGGTCCTCATTGTACGACAGATCAACATTTGGAAGAAGGCTGGACGAGAGGTTCAGCTGTCAAATTTTACACACATTAATTATGTTTCATCATCTAGGTAAGTATTAAAGCGGAGCATAACAGAAACCCGGAAAAAAATTAACGCACCTTTGTTAATGACAAGGTTGGAAAGGATACACCTATCAAGAATCCAAAAACTACTCCTACAAAAGTTGTCACAATAAGCCTCATAGTCTCGTTTGGTTTTCTACCACCCGCACTGCAGCCAACAAGATGCAAATGTAGTTAGAGAAGATCAGgtctctaaaataaatttaaagagCAACAAAAGTTAGCTCATTCCGATGAAAATAGACTGTCACAAAATTTAACCTGCGTGAAAGGGTTCCCATGTTATTTACAAGCTTCTGACTATAAATTCACGGAAAAATGAACTGCAAGTACAAAGCGATAGCTGATCTGCATTATTTAACAGgttttcagttgagaattccCCTTAAAAGAAATGATGACCCTCATGAAGGAACACAACAATTTAAGCAAGACTCTACGACTCAGTAATACAAGATTATACAACTACGAGAATAACCTGAACATTTGTTTCTATCAAAACAACACATATATCAGGGTTGACAAAATCGTAAAAGTAGATGGGTATAGCACTTACAACTCACAACCCAAAGCTGCTAACCTAACATTATTGATTATACTATCAAAAGGTTAAGGTGCTCCCGTAAGATGTTTTCTCTATATCTCTCTCAATAACAACATCGCACTTTTCCCTGAGCTTCAAATCGAACCCACAGAATACATTGACCATTTAACAGCAGAAACTGCATACTTATACTCAGACCTTTTTGAATAGACATTCTTCAAACGCAATATAGAGAAACAACAAGCAAGAAATCATGTGCTCGTTCCTCTTTGCCCTCTACAAGAACTCTGCCGAGAAAGAAGCAACCATGTGCTACCATTTGACAATCAGTAGCTAAAACAAAGTCACAAATCAAACACCCATTCAAAACCCTCCATGGTAAAGTAGACCACGTGTTCCCTTTGAATTAACACCCAAACTACATAACAAAGACCCACTTCCTCCCCCACTATTATAATTAAGACAGACAAGCAGCTGGGCTTGCTTAATTTCAAAGATAAAGAACACAACGACCAAAAGCATAAACCCGATCACTAAGTTAGCTCACATAATCAAACATATGCAATGTACTCATCAAGCCTTTCCGATCAAACATCTTTTaccttaaaaattaaatataaaactcCACGACCAAAACCGCAAACGAAACAGTACAAGGATCTAGCAAATTCGTAAATAgcgaaacaaaataaattgtaataaaaaaattgatatcTCGGATTTCTTAAAGCTGTGGCAATCAAACCaattcaaaaaggaaaaaaaaaaaaaaaaaaaaaaagcagaaaaaaaaattcaaatgcaaATATCAGAAGCTAAACAACTAATCGAGCTCAGCTGAGCAGCACTCTAcctctctccctttttttttcctttcttttttaatctcAGTATCCAAACAGAAGCGTAAAAAGTGAAtcagagaaattgaaaaagaacaaaaccgACCTCATATAGTTGAATAGCTGAGCAAGATCTGCTGTAGAGAAAAGTGGTTCAGAAGCTGAGAATCACGCGAAAAAGCACTTGCAGGACTTGGTGATCTCGGGGCACAATTAGCGTGAGAGaaataatacaaaatattaaaaaacaaaacaaaaaacgcAAAGCAGCAATTTCAGTTTGAGAGCAAGAAAACTATGATTTTGTGATTTTGCAGAGGGTTGCgttgtttgtgtgtgtgtttagCTTTGGGCCTTCGGCAGTGACGATTTGTATTGTTGTATGTGAGTTGACGAGAGAGCTGGGAGACTTGGCTGGACTCGGGAGGGAAACACAAGGAGAGAAATATGGggattttatatttatctCTCCAGAGATCTCAAATTAAATTCACTAAGTAAGAAAAACAGATTGCGAATTACCAACCTAActtattttcaaaaatggattttattaG
The window above is part of the Prunus dulcis chromosome 1, ALMONDv2, whole genome shotgun sequence genome. Proteins encoded here:
- the LOC117613976 gene encoding uncharacterized protein LOC117613976 isoform X1; amino-acid sequence: MGTLSRSAGGRKPNETMRLIVTTFVGVVFGFLIGVSFPTLSLTKLNLSSSLLPNVDLSYNEDQKSDISRQTILNAWSSTRSNNSSTKAQSSNGTGRIWVPSNPRGAERLPPGILAAESDFYLRRLWGKPSEDLTIKPRYLVTFTVGLNQKKNIDAAVKKFSENFTILLFHYDGQTTEWDEFEWSERAIHVSVRKQTKWWYAKRFLHPDIVAPYDYIFIWDEDLGVEHFNAEEYIKLVRKHGLEISQPGLEPNKGLTWQMTKRRGDREVHKQTVEKPGWCTDPHLPPCAAFVEIMAPVFSRSAWRCVWHMIQNDLVHGWGLDFALRKCVEPAHEKIGVVDSQWIVHQTVPSLGSQGEPQNGKAPWQGVRERCRKEWTMFQMRVANAENAYFKAIGVDPSNSTTH
- the LOC117615466 gene encoding probable E3 ubiquitin-protein ligase XERICO produces the protein MGLSNFPSAAEGVLPVLVMNTVLSVALLKNMVRSVLQVMGANVNSQSFEENPDGCPAEMIARERRISISQFKSLRHSKSNSNSRPNNTCVAKTNSGAMECCVCLCGFEAEQEVSELSCKHFFHKGCLEKWFDNNHSTCPLCRSVD
- the LOC117613976 gene encoding uncharacterized protein LOC117613976 isoform X2, which encodes MSAGGRKPNETMRLIVTTFVGVVFGFLIGVSFPTLSLTKLNLSSSLLPNVDLSYNEDQKSDISRQTILNAWSSTRSNNSSTKAQSSNGTGRIWVPSNPRGAERLPPGILAAESDFYLRRLWGKPSEDLTIKPRYLVTFTVGLNQKKNIDAAVKKFSENFTILLFHYDGQTTEWDEFEWSERAIHVSVRKQTKWWYAKRFLHPDIVAPYDYIFIWDEDLGVEHFNAEEYIKLVRKHGLEISQPGLEPNKGLTWQMTKRRGDREVHKQTVEKPGWCTDPHLPPCAAFVEIMAPVFSRSAWRCVWHMIQNDLVHGWGLDFALRKCVEPAHEKIGVVDSQWIVHQTVPSLGSQGEPQNGKAPWQGVRERCRKEWTMFQMRVANAENAYFKAIGVDPSNSTTH